The following proteins come from a genomic window of Pseudomonas sp. MAG733B:
- a CDS encoding DUF934 domain-containing protein — MQRIIKNNEVVDETWHLLPKDFNIDEISNCDDLIVPLQLWREHSRMLLARDGGLGVWLDADEEAEEIGEDANQFKVIALNFPAFTDGRNYSNARLLRDRYGFKGELRAIGDVLRDQLFYMHRCGFDAFAVRPDKDPYEALEGLKDFSVTYQAATDEPLPLFRRR; from the coding sequence ATGCAGCGAATCATTAAGAACAACGAAGTCGTCGACGAAACCTGGCACCTGTTGCCCAAGGACTTCAACATCGACGAGATCAGCAACTGCGATGATCTCATCGTGCCGTTGCAACTGTGGCGCGAACACAGCCGCATGCTGTTGGCCCGCGATGGTGGCCTGGGCGTGTGGCTGGATGCCGATGAAGAAGCCGAAGAGATCGGTGAAGACGCAAACCAGTTCAAGGTGATCGCCCTGAACTTCCCGGCCTTCACCGACGGCCGCAACTACTCCAACGCCCGCCTGCTGCGTGACCGTTATGGTTTCAAAGGCGAACTGCGAGCGATTGGTGATGTGCTGCGTGACCAGTTGTTCTACATGCACCGCTGCGGCTTCGATGCGTTCGCGGTTCGCCCCGATAAAGACCCGTACGAAGCCCTGGAAGGTCTCAAGGACTTCTCGGTGACCTATCAGGCTGCCACCGACGAACCGCTGCCG